The proteins below come from a single Nocardioides eburneiflavus genomic window:
- a CDS encoding phage tail protein, which translates to MAEPFLSEIRLMSFVFAPKGWAPCNGQLLPINQNQALFSLLGTTFGGDGRVNFALPDLRARVPIHVGNGHTLGERGGEQAHTLSIAELPTHTHQLTGSASDADVVLPTDNVVGRSSQVYGPPAQLTALDPSTSGVVGGSQAHLNMQPFLTLSFCIALQGIFPSPN; encoded by the coding sequence GTGGCTGAGCCGTTCCTGTCGGAGATCAGGCTGATGAGCTTCGTCTTCGCCCCCAAGGGCTGGGCGCCGTGCAACGGCCAGCTCCTGCCGATCAACCAGAACCAGGCGTTGTTCAGCCTGCTGGGCACCACGTTCGGCGGCGACGGCCGGGTCAACTTCGCGCTGCCCGACCTGCGGGCCAGGGTGCCGATCCACGTGGGCAACGGCCACACCCTCGGCGAGCGCGGCGGCGAGCAGGCCCACACCCTGTCGATCGCCGAGCTCCCGACCCACACCCACCAGCTGACCGGGTCCGCGAGCGACGCCGACGTCGTCCTGCCCACCGACAACGTCGTGGGGCGCTCCAGCCAGGTCTACGGTCCGCCCGCGCAGCTGACTGCCCTGGACCCGTCCACCAGCGGTGTCGTGGGCGGGTCGCAGGCCCACCTCAACATGCAGCCGTTCCTGACCCTGTCGTTCTGCATCGCCCTGCAGGGCATCTTCCCGAGCCCGAACTGA
- a CDS encoding Ig-like domain-containing protein, with translation MASSTMTRSRPTWPAVVVLALLGAVLPAVLPVPLAGAADTSDTSDAADRAAAELACTITGTSGDDVLVGGPGDDVICGGTGDDVLRGGGGDDVLRGGAGEDRLVGGAGDDYLQGGRHDDRLRAGTGDDVLRGGRGNDRLHARDATRFEDDLRCDEGRKDRAYADAGDKLSRTCELPRRNAAPTDLVLAPATVVENAPVGTQVGVLTVTDPDEEDTHRFTLATGTGDADNASFSVDGRRLLTAAVLDFERDATLSLRVRVTDRAGATYDEVVAVSVLDVDENASPTAVDDTFSTDEDTSLVLPVSGPGSPAANDVDSDPLTVTDVSAPSGGTVALAGSTIRFTPDADLCGTAAGRFDYTVSDGRGGTDVGRVTVDVTCVPDDPQAVDDSATVDEDDPARAIPVLANDTDADGDDLVIGSVTQPDHGTVVITGGGTGLTYAPDANYCSSAGGGPDTFTYSLVPGGSTADVSVTVTCVDDAPVAVDDAATVLEDSGASAIDVLGNDTDVDGGARTVASVTQPDDGAVVVTGGGTGLTYAPDANYCNAPPGTVADTFTYTLNGGDTATVSMTVTCVDDAPVAVDDAATVLEDSGASAVDVLANDTDVDAGAKAVASVTQPDNGTVVVTGGGTGLTYAPDANYCNAPGGGVPDAAADSFTYQLGGGSTATVSVAVTCVDDSPVAVDDAVTTGEDEPADVDVLANDTDVDGGAKSVASVTQPADGAVTITGGGSGVRYVPDANSCGPDAFTYTLAGGSSATVSVTVTCVDDAPVAMADAASLLVDADATAIDVLGNDTDVDGGPKAIGSVTQPDNGTVAITGGGTGLTYAPDAGYCNTDPGGTPDTFTYTLNGGSTATVSVTVTCDVAPTAVADAATVLEDAAATGIDVLANDTDTDGGPKEVGSVTQPDNGTVVITGGGTGVTYAPDADYCNSTGGGTPDTFTYTLNGGFTATVSVTVTCVDDAPVAVDDAATVVEDSGAGAVDVLANDTDVDAGPKVIASATQPADGTVVITGGGTGLTYAPDADHCTSGAGGAPDTFTYTLDGGSTATVSMSVTCVNDAPVADDETVAGAIGNTTLIGDDPSDAAPTVAHASRTVSADLLDGDVDVDGPGPLVVTAGTFATNDGGQVVLEADGDFTYTPAAGTSCTDTSDFFDYTVADAAATPATDTGRVTITLSECVWYVSNSAAGNAGTAAAPFDTLAQAQSASAANHTIYLLDGDDTSTGYAAGVDLKAGQRLVGEVAELRVGGVLLRSAVPAARPTITDTDADVVTLAAGNTVRGVAIDPQGTGGGIFGGASASNGTIHDVRVVDTGTAGTQPGLELDATTGTWDVSGLVVQTGGSTGATGIRLANAGTVTLGTSVGANTVTTSGAKALDLTGTALGAGSVLAEVRSTGSSVGGVSLVNTTGTLALGDGSLDDLVLTGVTGSTAAFRLSNAGAVTVPGAGTSDVSIDGGPAIDVTGTPGASLSFDDVDSANSTTDGINLAGLGTGTFSAGSGSTITNVGAGGVAFDLDGGSGAVTYGGTITSDVGRLLRVTGTTGGVKDFNGAITDNGDGDGGELGVLLTANSGATVRLDGGLVVRTTTQPAFTATGGGTVAVLDPMGTNALQATTGTPLTVTSTTIHDDDLTFRRVASNGAANGIVLNGTTNANGRLVVTGTGGSCTVAIPTCTGGAVLGSTGAGVSLTNVPGGVALTAMRIANGGDDGIRATTVNDLDLVDSLVTSNGNSHVGGAEERGLDYLDVTGTPQIVRTVVSGSDDSNAHIRSTTGTTTLDVDGSTFTDSKNNAGLRLRGEQGSTMTATVQRSVFSLNADPGFSMQTDSANSATQTLTFNDNDLSGGSANAAPGRPQVSINAGGGAVVRASVTNNDIKSASGAEIILNTLASHTGTLDARVVGNDIDDAQPGALDPQVDSGSSIWGWAHGSGTTRVEIRNNTIANWGGRALELSHNDGTGDADYTVAGNTFGASDATPNVFEGVYVFAGGLGTDTSDVCVDLENNSGLEQLGNQGLPDVAMDRFGSAVLRFADVNVATVAAVQASLLAKNPGSPGLYFDTYGNPPTATTATTCAQAVGTP, from the coding sequence GTGGCTTCGAGCACCATGACCCGGTCGCGCCCGACCTGGCCGGCAGTCGTCGTCCTCGCACTTCTCGGAGCGGTGCTCCCAGCGGTGCTCCCCGTGCCCCTCGCCGGGGCCGCCGACACCTCCGACACCTCCGACGCCGCCGATCGCGCCGCAGCCGAGCTGGCCTGCACGATCACCGGCACGAGTGGCGACGACGTCCTGGTGGGCGGGCCCGGTGACGACGTCATCTGCGGCGGCACCGGCGACGACGTGCTGCGCGGTGGAGGCGGGGACGACGTGCTGCGCGGTGGCGCCGGTGAGGACCGCCTCGTCGGCGGCGCCGGCGACGACTACCTCCAGGGCGGTCGCCACGACGACCGGCTCCGCGCCGGCACGGGGGACGACGTCCTGCGCGGCGGCCGCGGCAACGACCGGCTGCACGCCCGCGATGCCACCCGCTTCGAGGACGACCTGCGCTGCGACGAAGGCAGGAAGGACCGGGCGTACGCCGACGCCGGCGACAAGCTGTCCCGGACCTGCGAGCTCCCGCGCCGCAACGCGGCGCCCACCGACCTGGTGCTGGCGCCCGCCACCGTCGTCGAGAACGCACCGGTCGGCACCCAGGTGGGCGTGCTGACGGTCACCGACCCCGACGAGGAGGACACCCACCGCTTCACGCTCGCCACGGGCACGGGCGACGCGGACAACGCGTCCTTCTCGGTCGACGGCCGGCGCCTGCTCACCGCCGCGGTGCTCGACTTCGAGCGCGACGCCACGCTCTCGCTGCGCGTCCGGGTGACCGACCGCGCCGGCGCGACGTACGACGAGGTGGTCGCGGTGTCGGTCCTCGACGTCGACGAGAACGCCTCCCCGACCGCCGTCGACGACACCTTCTCCACCGACGAGGACACCTCGCTCGTCCTGCCCGTCAGTGGCCCCGGCAGCCCGGCGGCCAACGACGTGGACTCCGACCCGCTCACCGTCACCGACGTGTCCGCCCCGTCGGGCGGCACGGTGGCACTCGCCGGCAGCACCATCCGCTTCACCCCCGACGCCGACCTCTGCGGCACCGCGGCCGGTCGATTCGACTACACCGTGTCCGACGGTCGCGGCGGCACCGACGTCGGCCGGGTCACCGTCGACGTCACGTGCGTGCCCGACGACCCGCAGGCGGTCGACGACTCCGCCACGGTCGACGAGGACGACCCGGCGCGCGCGATCCCCGTGCTCGCCAACGACACCGACGCCGACGGTGACGACCTGGTCATCGGCAGCGTCACCCAGCCCGACCACGGCACCGTCGTCATCACCGGTGGCGGCACGGGCCTCACGTACGCCCCGGACGCGAACTACTGCAGCTCCGCCGGGGGAGGTCCAGACACCTTCACCTACAGCCTGGTCCCCGGAGGCTCGACGGCCGACGTCTCCGTGACCGTCACCTGCGTCGACGACGCTCCCGTGGCGGTCGACGACGCGGCGACGGTCCTCGAGGACTCCGGCGCGAGCGCGATCGACGTGCTGGGCAACGACACCGACGTGGACGGCGGCGCGAGGACGGTCGCCTCGGTGACGCAGCCCGACGACGGCGCCGTGGTCGTCACCGGTGGCGGCACCGGCCTCACCTACGCCCCCGACGCGAACTACTGCAACGCCCCGCCCGGCACCGTCGCGGACACCTTCACCTACACGCTGAACGGCGGCGACACGGCGACGGTCTCGATGACCGTGACCTGCGTCGACGACGCTCCCGTGGCGGTCGACGACGCGGCGACGGTCCTCGAGGACTCCGGCGCGAGCGCGGTCGACGTGCTGGCCAACGACACCGACGTGGACGCCGGCGCGAAGGCGGTCGCCTCGGTGACGCAGCCCGACAACGGCACCGTGGTCGTCACCGGTGGCGGCACCGGCCTCACCTACGCCCCCGACGCGAACTACTGCAACGCTCCCGGCGGTGGCGTCCCCGACGCCGCGGCCGACAGCTTCACCTACCAGCTCGGCGGCGGTTCCACGGCCACGGTGAGCGTCGCCGTCACGTGCGTGGACGACAGCCCCGTGGCGGTGGACGACGCGGTCACCACCGGCGAGGACGAGCCCGCCGACGTGGACGTCCTGGCCAACGACACCGACGTCGACGGCGGCGCGAAGTCGGTCGCCTCGGTGACCCAGCCGGCCGACGGTGCGGTGACGATCACGGGCGGCGGCAGCGGTGTCCGCTACGTCCCGGATGCGAACTCCTGCGGCCCTGACGCCTTCACCTACACCCTCGCGGGCGGGTCGTCCGCGACGGTGTCGGTGACGGTGACCTGCGTCGACGACGCCCCGGTGGCGATGGCGGACGCGGCGAGCCTCCTGGTCGACGCGGACGCGACGGCGATCGACGTGCTCGGCAACGACACCGACGTCGACGGCGGCCCGAAGGCGATCGGGTCTGTCACCCAGCCCGACAACGGCACCGTGGCCATCACCGGCGGCGGCACGGGCCTGACGTACGCCCCGGACGCGGGCTACTGCAACACCGACCCGGGCGGGACCCCGGACACGTTCACCTACACGCTCAACGGCGGCAGCACGGCGACGGTGTCGGTCACCGTCACCTGCGACGTCGCGCCGACGGCAGTCGCCGACGCGGCGACCGTCCTCGAGGACGCAGCCGCCACGGGGATCGACGTCCTGGCCAACGACACCGACACCGACGGCGGTCCCAAGGAGGTCGGGTCGGTCACCCAGCCCGACAACGGCACCGTGGTCATCACCGGCGGCGGCACCGGCGTCACGTACGCCCCGGACGCCGACTACTGCAACTCCACCGGCGGCGGGACCCCGGACACCTTCACCTACACGCTCAACGGCGGCTTCACGGCGACGGTGTCGGTGACCGTGACGTGCGTCGACGACGCCCCGGTGGCGGTCGACGACGCGGCGACGGTCGTCGAGGACTCCGGCGCGGGCGCGGTCGACGTGCTCGCCAACGACACCGACGTCGACGCGGGACCGAAGGTGATCGCCTCGGCGACCCAGCCGGCCGACGGCACCGTGGTCATCACCGGCGGCGGCACCGGCCTCACGTACGCCCCCGACGCCGACCACTGCACCTCGGGCGCCGGCGGCGCGCCGGACACCTTCACCTACACCCTCGACGGGGGATCGACCGCCACCGTGTCGATGAGCGTGACCTGCGTCAACGACGCGCCCGTCGCCGACGACGAGACCGTGGCCGGCGCGATCGGCAACACGACCCTCATCGGCGACGACCCGAGCGACGCCGCACCCACCGTGGCCCACGCGAGCCGTACGGTGAGCGCCGACCTGCTCGACGGGGACGTCGACGTGGACGGTCCCGGACCCCTCGTCGTCACGGCCGGCACGTTCGCCACCAACGACGGGGGCCAGGTCGTCCTCGAGGCCGACGGCGACTTCACCTACACGCCTGCCGCCGGCACGAGCTGCACGGACACCAGCGACTTCTTCGACTACACCGTCGCCGACGCCGCGGCCACCCCGGCCACCGACACCGGCCGGGTGACGATCACGCTCAGCGAGTGCGTCTGGTACGTCTCGAACAGCGCGGCCGGCAACGCCGGGACCGCCGCTGCGCCGTTCGACACGCTCGCGCAGGCGCAGAGCGCCTCCGCGGCGAACCACACGATCTATCTCCTCGACGGCGACGACACCTCGACCGGCTACGCCGCGGGCGTCGACCTCAAGGCCGGGCAGCGCCTGGTGGGCGAGGTCGCGGAGCTCCGGGTGGGCGGCGTCCTGCTGCGCAGCGCCGTCCCCGCGGCCCGTCCGACGATCACCGACACCGACGCCGACGTGGTCACGCTGGCCGCCGGCAACACCGTGCGCGGCGTCGCGATCGACCCGCAGGGCACCGGTGGCGGCATCTTCGGCGGTGCCTCCGCCAGCAACGGCACGATCCACGACGTGCGGGTCGTCGACACCGGCACAGCCGGCACCCAGCCCGGCTTGGAGCTCGACGCGACCACCGGCACGTGGGACGTCAGCGGCCTCGTCGTGCAGACCGGCGGCTCGACCGGCGCCACCGGCATCCGGCTCGCCAACGCCGGGACGGTCACGCTCGGCACCTCCGTCGGGGCCAACACCGTCACCACGAGCGGCGCCAAGGCGCTCGACCTCACGGGCACCGCCCTCGGCGCCGGCAGCGTCCTCGCCGAGGTCCGGTCCACCGGGTCGAGCGTCGGCGGCGTCTCCCTCGTCAACACCACCGGCACCCTGGCGCTGGGCGACGGCTCCCTGGACGACCTGGTCCTGACCGGCGTCACCGGCTCCACGGCCGCCTTCCGCCTGTCCAACGCCGGCGCCGTCACCGTGCCCGGCGCGGGGACCTCGGACGTGTCCATCGACGGCGGCCCCGCCATCGACGTCACCGGTACGCCCGGTGCGAGCCTGTCCTTCGACGACGTCGACTCGGCCAACAGCACCACCGACGGCATCAACCTCGCCGGCCTCGGCACCGGAACGTTCAGTGCCGGATCGGGCAGCACGATCACCAACGTCGGCGCCGGCGGCGTCGCCTTCGACCTCGACGGCGGCAGCGGCGCGGTCACCTACGGCGGCACCATCACCAGCGACGTCGGTCGGCTCCTCCGGGTGACCGGCACCACCGGTGGGGTGAAGGACTTCAACGGCGCCATCACGGACAACGGTGACGGCGACGGCGGCGAGCTCGGCGTCCTGCTGACCGCCAACTCAGGTGCGACGGTGCGGCTCGACGGAGGCCTCGTCGTCCGTACGACCACCCAGCCGGCCTTCACCGCCACCGGCGGGGGCACGGTGGCGGTCCTCGACCCGATGGGCACCAACGCCCTGCAGGCGACCACCGGCACCCCGCTCACAGTCACCTCCACCACGATCCACGACGACGACCTCACGTTCCGCCGCGTCGCGTCCAACGGCGCCGCGAACGGCATCGTGCTCAACGGCACGACCAACGCCAACGGCAGGCTCGTCGTGACCGGCACCGGCGGGTCGTGCACCGTGGCGATTCCGACCTGCACCGGCGGCGCCGTCCTGGGCTCCACGGGTGCCGGGGTCTCGCTGACCAACGTCCCCGGCGGCGTCGCCCTCACCGCCATGCGCATCGCCAACGGCGGCGACGACGGCATCCGCGCCACCACCGTCAACGACCTCGACCTCGTCGACTCGCTCGTCACTTCCAACGGCAACAGCCACGTGGGCGGCGCCGAGGAGCGCGGCCTGGACTACCTCGACGTGACCGGGACGCCGCAGATCGTGCGTACGGTCGTGTCCGGCTCGGACGACTCCAACGCCCACATCCGCAGCACCACGGGCACGACCACGCTCGACGTCGACGGGTCGACCTTCACGGACTCGAAGAACAACGCCGGCCTGCGCCTGCGCGGCGAGCAGGGCTCGACGATGACCGCGACGGTGCAGCGCAGCGTCTTCTCGCTCAACGCCGATCCGGGCTTCTCGATGCAGACCGACTCGGCCAACTCGGCGACCCAGACCCTGACCTTCAACGACAACGACCTCTCCGGAGGCAGCGCGAACGCCGCCCCGGGACGCCCGCAGGTGTCCATCAACGCCGGTGGCGGGGCGGTCGTGCGGGCCAGCGTGACCAACAACGACATCAAGAGCGCCTCCGGTGCGGAGATCATCCTGAACACGCTCGCCAGCCACACCGGCACCCTCGACGCGCGGGTCGTCGGCAACGACATCGACGACGCCCAGCCCGGCGCGCTCGACCCCCAGGTCGACAGCGGGTCGAGCATCTGGGGCTGGGCGCACGGCAGCGGCACGACCCGCGTCGAGATCCGCAACAACACGATCGCCAACTGGGGCGGGCGGGCGCTCGAGCTGTCCCACAACGACGGCACGGGCGACGCGGACTACACGGTGGCCGGGAACACCTTCGGCGCCTCCGACGCGACGCCCAACGTCTTCGAGGGCGTGTACGTCTTCGCCGGCGGCCTCGGCACCGACACGAGCGACGTGTGCGTCGACCTCGAGAACAACTCGGGCCTCGAGCAGCTCGGCAACCAGGGATTGCCGGACGTCGCCATGGACCGCTTCGGCAGCGCGGTCCTGAGGTTCGCCGACGTCAACGTCGCCACGGTCGCGGCGGTGCAGGCGAGCCTGCTCGCGAAGAACCCTGGGAGCCCAGGGCTCTACTTCGACACCTACGGCAACCCGCCGACCGCGACCACCGCCACCACCTGTGCCCAGGCGGTCGGCACCCCATGA
- a CDS encoding phage tail protein, producing the protein MAQPYVGEIRMFAGNFAPAGWMFCEGQLLPISENETLFQLIGTTYGGDGESTFALPDLRGRIPVHQGNGFILAETGGVEEVTLTTQQIPAHAHALLASTAVGSAASPVGSVLAASGSSNVYRPGPASAAMAAQSVGPVGGSQPHTNMQPYLCISHIISLFGIFPSPT; encoded by the coding sequence ATGGCACAGCCCTACGTGGGAGAGATCCGGATGTTCGCCGGCAACTTCGCACCCGCCGGGTGGATGTTCTGCGAGGGCCAGCTGCTGCCCATCTCCGAGAACGAGACCCTCTTCCAGCTCATCGGCACCACCTACGGCGGCGACGGCGAGTCCACCTTCGCCCTCCCCGACCTGAGGGGCCGCATCCCGGTCCACCAGGGCAACGGCTTCATCCTCGCCGAGACCGGCGGCGTCGAGGAGGTGACGCTGACGACGCAGCAGATCCCCGCGCACGCGCACGCCCTGCTCGCCAGCACGGCCGTCGGGTCGGCCGCGAGCCCCGTGGGCAGCGTCCTGGCCGCGAGCGGCTCGTCCAACGTCTACCGACCCGGGCCCGCCTCGGCGGCGATGGCCGCGCAGTCCGTGGGGCCGGTCGGCGGCTCCCAGCCGCACACCAACATGCAGCCCTACCTCTGCATCAGCCACATCATCTCGCTCTTCGGCATCTTCCCC